From a single Desulfonispora thiosulfatigenes DSM 11270 genomic region:
- a CDS encoding methyl-accepting chemotaxis protein has product MKSIKNKLIILILLLVIVSSISTVGIGLKSSFKTTENIIHELYEEQLRSAYNMLKVYLVEEFGEFKMSTDGRLVDENGNPIDGRFAYIDELSQGMDVVATVFSKNGNDYKRILTTIRDEKGERVVGTNLDPKGKAYEEISKGNVYFGEAEILGKQYVTQYVPITENNEVIGIYFVGKPIDNIQNIINNGITSIIKSVILLVIIILSISSVISYFIGTSIAKPISALTNIINKKANLDFRIDGQLEVLKYIKRKDEIGIMANAFKIMEDNIREFIIKTSDTAEQVAASSEELTATSQQAASSAEGVVKTIEEIAKGANNQAIDTETSANNIDEMGNYLEKNEQYIHDLNKASQEIYKQKEEGYDILKELVLKTNQNSEATQTIYEIILSNNQSAEKIESASEMIQSIADQTNLLALNAAIEAARAGEAGRGFSVVAEEIRKLAEQSNSFTNDIKVVIDELKIKSDGAVSTMQKVKGIVDSQSKSVKDTEDKFKLIADAIDSVEDIIKRLNISSELMTDNKNKIIELMQNLSAISEENAAGTQEASASMEEQAASIEEISNSGESLATIAEELQQIIHKFKV; this is encoded by the coding sequence TTGAAAAGTATAAAAAATAAATTAATTATTTTAATTCTTTTATTGGTAATAGTATCTTCTATATCTACTGTAGGCATAGGACTTAAAAGTAGTTTTAAAACAACTGAAAATATAATACATGAATTGTATGAAGAACAATTAAGAAGTGCTTACAATATGCTTAAAGTATATTTAGTAGAAGAGTTTGGAGAATTTAAGATGTCAACAGATGGAAGATTAGTTGATGAAAATGGTAACCCTATTGATGGTAGATTTGCTTATATTGATGAGCTATCGCAAGGAATGGATGTAGTAGCTACTGTATTTAGTAAAAATGGAAATGATTACAAAAGAATTTTAACGACTATTAGAGATGAGAAGGGTGAACGTGTTGTAGGTACAAATTTAGATCCTAAAGGTAAAGCTTATGAAGAAATATCTAAGGGAAATGTATATTTTGGAGAAGCTGAAATACTTGGTAAACAATATGTTACTCAATATGTGCCTATAACTGAAAATAATGAAGTTATTGGGATTTATTTTGTTGGTAAACCTATAGATAATATTCAGAACATAATTAATAATGGAATAACATCAATAATTAAATCCGTTATACTTTTAGTAATAATTATTTTATCTATTTCTTCTGTAATAAGTTATTTTATTGGTACTTCAATAGCTAAACCGATTTCTGCACTAACAAATATAATCAATAAAAAAGCTAATCTTGATTTTAGAATTGATGGACAATTAGAAGTTTTAAAGTATATTAAACGAAAAGACGAAATAGGTATTATGGCAAATGCGTTTAAAATAATGGAAGATAACATAAGAGAGTTTATTATAAAAACCTCTGATACAGCTGAACAAGTAGCTGCATCATCTGAGGAACTAACGGCAACATCACAGCAGGCTGCATCATCAGCAGAAGGAGTAGTAAAAACCATTGAAGAGATTGCTAAAGGGGCAAATAATCAAGCCATTGATACAGAAACATCTGCTAATAATATAGATGAAATGGGTAATTATTTAGAAAAAAATGAACAATACATACATGATCTAAATAAAGCATCACAGGAAATATATAAGCAAAAAGAAGAAGGGTATGATATTTTAAAAGAGCTTGTACTTAAAACGAATCAAAATAGTGAAGCAACGCAAACAATTTATGAAATTATTCTTAGCAACAATCAAAGTGCAGAAAAAATTGAAAGTGCTAGTGAAATGATTCAGAGTATAGCAGATCAGACTAATCTTTTAGCTCTAAATGCAGCTATAGAAGCTGCTAGAGCAGGTGAAGCTGGGAGAGGATTTTCGGTTGTTGCTGAAGAAATCAGAAAATTGGCTGAGCAATCGAATAGCTTTACAAATGATATTAAAGTAGTAATTGATGAATTAAAAATAAAATCAGATGGTGCAGTAAGTACTATGCAAAAAGTAAAAGGTATTGTCGATTCTCAATCAAAGAGTGTAAAAGATACTGAAGATAAGTTTAAACTTATTGCAGATGCAATAGATTCAGTCGAAGATATTATTAAAAGGTTAAATATCTCATCAGAATTAATGACTGATAATAAGAATAAGATCATTGAATTAATGCAGAATTTATCAGCAATTTCAGAAGAAAATGCAGCTGGAACCCAAGAAGCATCAGCATCGATGGAAGAACAGGCTGCTAGTATCGAAGAAATTTCTAATTCGGGTGAGAGTCTTGCTACTATAGCTGAAGAACTGCAACAAATAATTCATAAATTCAAGGTATAA
- a CDS encoding C-GCAxxG-C-C family protein — MNKKEQALALFNQGFSCSQSVLCAFASDFNLDQITALKVAGGFGGGMGQLGETCGVVTAGFMVIGLKYGKISVNDTTSKGKTNKVIREFARIYQDKVGSLKCRELLGCDLSTQEGLRYAKENNLFKKICPDLIEAAVDTLEEILREK, encoded by the coding sequence GTGAATAAAAAAGAACAAGCCTTAGCTCTTTTTAACCAAGGATTTTCCTGTTCTCAATCTGTATTGTGTGCGTTTGCTTCTGATTTCAATTTAGATCAAATAACAGCTTTGAAAGTTGCCGGTGGTTTTGGGGGAGGAATGGGTCAATTAGGTGAAACCTGTGGGGTGGTAACAGCTGGATTTATGGTTATTGGTTTGAAATATGGAAAAATAAGTGTTAATGATACTACGTCTAAAGGAAAAACTAATAAAGTTATAAGAGAGTTTGCCCGTATTTATCAAGATAAAGTAGGTTCACTTAAATGTCGAGAGTTATTAGGATGTGATTTAAGTACACAAGAGGGATTAAGATATGCTAAAGAAAATAATTTATTTAAGAAAATTTGCCCTGATTTAATTGAAGCTGCAGTAGATACACTCGAGGAAATTTTACGAGAAAAATAG
- a CDS encoding MBL fold metallo-hydrolase: MVFTNFKVDTEYANLDEKMVIKENGNYIMDKFLDEIALGIKTEKGLFVIVGCSHVGIVNILDTISERINMNIYGVIGGTHLVNSDEEKIKRVISYLKEKKIKLVGVSHCTGEKAEKMLKEELEEFFNNNTGNVFVYE; this comes from the coding sequence ATGGTATTTACTAATTTTAAAGTAGATACTGAGTATGCCAATTTAGATGAAAAAATGGTTATAAAAGAAAATGGTAATTACATAATGGATAAGTTTCTTGATGAAATTGCTCTTGGTATAAAAACCGAAAAAGGTTTGTTTGTTATAGTTGGCTGTTCTCATGTAGGTATTGTAAATATTTTAGATACAATTTCAGAAAGAATAAATATGAATATTTATGGTGTTATAGGAGGTACTCATTTAGTTAACTCTGATGAAGAAAAGATTAAAAGGGTTATTTCCTATTTAAAAGAAAAGAAGATTAAACTAGTAGGGGTTTCTCATTGCACAGGAGAAAAGGCAGAAAAAATGTTGAAAGAAGAATTAGAAGAATTTTTTAATAATAACACAGGAAATGTATTTGTATATGAATAA
- a CDS encoding GNAT family N-acetyltransferase, giving the protein MNIIIRNENPEDYKIVEEIAREAFWNLYFPGGHEHFVVHKMREHKDFIKELSFVIEADDKIVGGIFYTHSKIVSKDNKEYKTISFGPVFISPNFHRKGLGRELITYSINVAKEKGYRAILTLGYPYHYEPYRFLGGEKI; this is encoded by the coding sequence ATGAATATAATAATAAGAAACGAAAATCCAGAAGATTATAAAATAGTTGAAGAAATTGCAAGGGAAGCCTTTTGGAATTTGTACTTTCCTGGAGGTCATGAACATTTTGTTGTTCACAAAATGAGAGAACACAAAGATTTTATAAAAGAACTCTCATTTGTAATCGAAGCAGATGACAAGATTGTAGGTGGTATATTCTATACTCATTCAAAAATAGTATCAAAAGATAATAAAGAATATAAAACAATTAGTTTTGGACCTGTTTTTATATCTCCAAATTTTCATAGGAAAGGACTTGGAAGAGAGTTAATAACTTATTCTATCAATGTCGCAAAAGAAAAGGGATATCGTGCTATTTTAACATTAGGATATCCATATCATTATGAACCATATAGATTTTTAGGGGGGGAAAAAATATAA
- a CDS encoding TVP38/TMEM64 family protein: MFDINIILELFENNSFIAVPISLLISIAISLAGVLPSVFVTGANIIFFGPVKGFLISLLGETIGACITFTVYRLGFKKKIEKFTDKYILLSQIVNSEGKKAGLLIFEGRVIPFIPSGFVTLAASISNVNGKIFTVATMIGKAPSIALEALVSYDIINIYNNWLRLAITIIALILIYFTIGKEKREN; the protein is encoded by the coding sequence ATGTTTGATATAAATATTATACTTGAGTTATTTGAAAATAACAGCTTTATAGCAGTTCCTATAAGTCTTTTAATAAGTATAGCAATTTCTTTAGCGGGGGTATTACCTTCAGTATTTGTAACTGGAGCTAACATAATTTTCTTTGGACCTGTTAAAGGGTTTCTGATATCTTTGTTAGGAGAAACAATAGGAGCCTGTATAACTTTTACTGTTTATAGATTAGGTTTTAAGAAGAAGATAGAGAAATTTACAGATAAATATATATTACTTTCGCAGATAGTTAATAGTGAAGGGAAAAAGGCTGGCCTATTAATATTTGAAGGAAGAGTAATTCCATTTATACCATCAGGATTTGTGACACTAGCAGCCTCAATAAGTAATGTTAATGGTAAGATATTCACTGTTGCAACTATGATTGGAAAGGCTCCATCTATAGCTCTAGAAGCACTTGTTAGCTATGATATAATTAATATTTACAATAATTGGTTGCGATTAGCTATAACAATTATTGCGTTAATACTTATTTATTTTACAATTGGAAAAGAAAAAAGAGAAAACTAA
- a CDS encoding DeoR/GlpR family DNA-binding transcription regulator, producing the protein MSDVIAIDTGTTTCEILYHLKDKKNITMLLNNVAGLNIMIDLKNNKMFDGNIIFLGGEIDTNQLSCFGPISENILENFYIDKAFIAVGGISLQNGLTGYNVNEANLPKKIMENSKEVIVVVDYSKIGVRNFYKISELNEVNVIVSNKEVPNEWNDMLNQYEINWVVS; encoded by the coding sequence ATGTCAGATGTAATAGCTATAGATACTGGAACTACTACTTGTGAAATACTGTATCATTTAAAAGATAAGAAAAATATTACTATGTTACTTAATAATGTGGCAGGTCTTAATATTATGATAGATTTAAAAAACAATAAAATGTTTGATGGTAATATAATATTTTTAGGTGGAGAAATAGACACCAATCAATTGTCGTGTTTTGGGCCTATAAGTGAAAATATATTAGAAAATTTTTATATAGATAAGGCATTTATAGCAGTTGGAGGAATTAGTTTGCAAAATGGATTAACGGGCTATAATGTAAACGAAGCTAATTTACCAAAAAAGATAATGGAAAATTCAAAGGAAGTTATAGTAGTTGTAGATTACTCTAAAATAGGAGTAAGAAACTTTTATAAAATATCAGAACTTAATGAAGTCAATGTTATTGTTTCTAATAAAGAAGTACCAAATGAGTGGAATGATATGTTAAATCAATATGAAATTAACTGGGTGGTATCATAA